DNA from Drosophila suzukii chromosome 2R, CBGP_Dsuzu_IsoJpt1.0, whole genome shotgun sequence:
ATCTTGTTGACCCGGTTGTAAAGCATCTTGGCAGCCCTACTCTCACGCACTGGTTCCTTGACCACCTGTCGCACTTCACGCAGTTCCTCCACATCCTCCTTGTAGTCGGCCAGCTCCTCCTTCAGTTCCTTGATTGTTTCCTTCTCTACCACGAGCTGTTTATCGGATGAGAGGGTCTTCAGGGCGTCGGACAGCAGTTGGACATCAGTAGAGGAAATGCCCTTGTCCGTCTCGGACACCGAGGCCGGCTCCTTGCGGtccaaaatatttttggtaaGCTTCTCGGCAAACACATAGGGAGCGGGAATCTCCTCCTTGATGGCCGATCGCTTGGCGATGGTTTCCTCGTGCTCCTCCTCGCGTTCCTCGCGAATCTTCCGCTCCTCTTCCTTGATGATCTCGATCTTGGTCTTGTTGTCCACCTTGCCCTCGCTCTCGCCAATGGCGTGACGTGTGTGGGCACCCACTGCATCCGGCAGCACGCGCATCGTCTCCTTGAGCTTGTCGGTGGTGATGCTGTCGTCGGAAATGAGCATGGTCCTCGAGAGGAGCAGCAGCGTAGGCGGCACCTGCTCGTTTAGCGAGAGATCGATCCACTCCTTTAACTGGAAACGAAGACGCTCTTCAGTGAGTCCATAGGCCCGCATTCCACGTGCCTTGCACGCCTGCTGCAGCTCTAAAAGGTCCAGGGAGTCGACTCCCTCGCGGGCAATCACCCGGTCATCGGTGGCCAGGGATCGCAGCTTCAGCCGCAGCTGGAAACGCAGCAGCGTGGAGGTGCCGATTGTGTTAAGCTCGAGGACCCGGCAAAGTGCCGCCAGTTGCTCCCGGGAAAGGGAGTCCAGGGTGATCTCGTCGTCAAATCGCTTGGCGAACTTGATAATATCATCATTGCTTACGGCCTCAGTGGGATTGCGGATCTTGGTGAAAAAGACCTCGAACTGCTTGGCCTCCTCGCTGCTGTGCTCCTTGTGCTGGACGGGCATCTGATCGAGGGTCTGCTGCAGGAACTTGGCCACCTCGAGGCGGACGCCCAGGGACTGGCGCAGCTTCTCCTGCCGATCGGTTGATGTCTGGAACGTGGAGGGCAGCATGCCGGGGAAGAATTTGATAAAcaacggcagcagcagctccaTGAAGGGCACAATAATGAACACCGAGAAGGGAATCAGTCGGAACAGATCCGAGGTGGTCCGCTGCAGCTGCTTGTTCTCGCGCCGCGTGAGCGTCTTGCCGTTGAGCACCCTCCAAAGGAGCTTCGAGCAGATGGCCACATCGATGGAGAGCAGCCGAAAGCCGTGGTAATAGTGCACCACCTCGTCCCAAATACGTGTGCCGAGCGACTTCTTTGGCTTGGCCACGGTCTTGTCCGCAGTTTGGGCCAAAGATGTCGTCGAAGCAGTCGCCGTTGTGGATCCGGTCGTTGCGCTAGCGTTTTGACCCTTCTCTGCGGAGGCAGAGGCGGTAGCTGCACTGCTACCAcccgctgccgccgccgccgcctgACCATTGGCCACCTCCTTCATGATCTCCTCGACCTTCTCCTTCTGCTGGTTCTTCAGCTTCTTGACGGTCACGTCGATCTTTGAGCTGGACGTCTCCCACATAGACCGGCTGGCGTGCAGATGCCTGAATCCATGACCAGAATAGTGGTATCCGTAGCTGGCGTGTGGCTGGAATCTCCGTTGGGCGCCCAGCGATCTGCTAATCTCTAGCGCCGAAGTGGACGAGGATCTCCGGGGCCGCTCTTCCACTGTGGCGGGTCCATCTGTGAAGTTAGTCGAGCTACACGCGCAACAGCTCGATTTAATATCTGCAAAAAGAGTTCGAAAAACGGTGATAAGTATAAGAACAAATTTTTCAGAATTTTGCTTTGTAGTAAACTTGCAATTAACTGTGTATACCGATGAGGATCCCTACAGtgggttttattttaaataattttgttgCGATTTTAAGACTTTAATACaaacttaaattattttacacAATCTGTAGAATTCGCAGTTATTGAAAAATCTATACATGTTTTTCTTCTAgccgcgaattctttagagGTGTTATCCTTTCTTTTTCTATGTCATCCTAAGAGTTTGTTTTATTCATCTCTGATCCCCTGATATCCCGTAttctttaaaatttgttaaaaggggttacatattaaaaaaaacaataattgttAAAATCAAATTCAGAAATCATCTTTTAGTTCAATGAACTAGTTCTGTAGTAAGTATGAATGCAACAATAGCATGACGGAAGGCTTTTCCGAAACACCTTTTCTTTCTCTCTATGAAACTGAAATCAGTTCAACAATCTTGAACAGCCGGCGAAAAAGGGTGAAcaaagaagaaaaataaaagcacacaataaattattaatcacaacgaacaaaaaaaacaatacaaGGTTGATAAGCGTTTTACCCCCTGATTAGGGATTTTTGTTGGGATTTGGAGTAGAGCTGATGGTTGATAGTAGAAAAGGCAAAGATCGCAGGCGACTGGGGAGACAAATTAGCACCTGGAGTGGAGCTTACATAAATCACAAAGCAGACCGAAATTCGCACAAACACTGCGAAGCCTCTATCTCTATAAATAAACGATTTAGCAAACATTCAGAAATGTGCGCCGAGTGCAATTGTTTACAGCGcacttttccttttttcctCTCCCACTTGATTTTCCGATTCTTGGCAGTTGCTCAAGGTAAATGAGTGAAGAAAGAGGGAACCAGAAAAAGGAACTGCGGTGGAGAAAGTGAAGGCGATTTCTGACCTCTTTTCGGGTCTCTTAAATTATTTCAGACCTGTTTTCAGGTCTAAATAATATACTCTGCACTGAACTGTGACTGTACTTTTCCGCAGGTGCCCCCTTGTCTGCTCTTTTCGGGTACCTGTCTTTGGCACCTGTGCCTTGTTAGgatatttcgaaaaaaatctaaaattatAGCGCAAATAATGCCAAATTTGTGAGTGACAAGTAGAATTTGTCAGTTTGCTCTACAAGATTTGGTTAGAAATAGGCTAAATCCGCTGATAATATCCTAAACAGGTTAGTTGCTTTTTAGAAAAACACAAGAAAATGAGTTCTTATAGCAAGTAGACTTCAAAATTCATAATCAAGTATGTGGGAATAATTATAAAAGTTATACATAATGACAAATAATAAGCCATACATATAAGCCAAGAGATAAGATTGCTAGTCAACGAAACGTTAAAAACAATAAGCTACCAGTGACGGATCATGAAGAGGGCTTTGAGGATAGGAAACCGGTTAAAGACTTTAAGAATCAATGAAATTTCGGATTATATGGggttcaaaacaaaaatattcaagtcccctaaaaatatttcccTGCTACGCCACTGCTTATATCCAAAACAATAGAATTTCCTTGGGGAAATTTCCAGCGCACGTCGTAGTTCCCAGCCAGTCAGCTGTTCCCTTCCAGCGAAAGtgcagtcaaaacaaaatacTGGATAAGGGGCGCACACACACAAGCAAACGGGCAAAATCAAT
Protein-coding regions in this window:
- the Letm1 gene encoding mitochondrial proton/calcium exchanger protein, which translates into the protein MNALLRHKGRNLRTSHLAQNVYKRYIKSSCCACSSTNFTDGPATVEERPRRSSSTSALEISRSLGAQRRFQPHASYGYHYSGHGFRHLHASRSMWETSSSKIDVTVKKLKNQQKEKVEEIMKEVANGQAAAAAAGGSSAATASASAEKGQNASATTGSTTATASTTSLAQTADKTVAKPKKSLGTRIWDEVVHYYHGFRLLSIDVAICSKLLWRVLNGKTLTRRENKQLQRTTSDLFRLIPFSVFIIVPFMELLLPLFIKFFPGMLPSTFQTSTDRQEKLRQSLGVRLEVAKFLQQTLDQMPVQHKEHSSEEAKQFEVFFTKIRNPTEAVSNDDIIKFAKRFDDEITLDSLSREQLAALCRVLELNTIGTSTLLRFQLRLKLRSLATDDRVIAREGVDSLDLLELQQACKARGMRAYGLTEERLRFQLKEWIDLSLNEQVPPTLLLLSRTMLISDDSITTDKLKETMRVLPDAVGAHTRHAIGESEGKVDNKTKIEIIKEEERKIREEREEEHEETIAKRSAIKEEIPAPYVFAEKLTKNILDRKEPASVSETDKGISSTDVQLLSDALKTLSSDKQLVVEKETIKELKEELADYKEDVEELREVRQVVKEPVRESRAAKMLYNRVNKMISQLDNVLNDLETRQNQIKQAESTDFVAPSPAVEPQQMVQIDELVSTIKRMKEASDEERFKVVGDLLVKLDADKDGLLSVQEITKAVQSIDSEATNIDKKQLEEFTELLSKQATRKRNEEMLRIDDLMKNIKVLKETSDEARLKHIEAVLEKFDADKDGVVTVNDIRKVMESIGRDNIKLSEKAIEELISLLDKEQVLQAEQKIEKAIAKSMKEAEKLKSEVDKVDKDLAKLVNDVHDSAKEIQDIANALRDKEEIVPDKAKEFKAEPAFKDTAKTLKDNAKNLDEAAPKDTKADPKSPTKASGGSGPSGKSGGGASSGGAGGVITGAATTESAIREAAERQMEKILPSTDLGLPPTIQTPTQPPTSKKATATASTLSTTITAKKLL